Part of the Paenibacillus aurantius genome, GGTAATCCGGCTTCCCCATCTTTTCGGTCACGTCGTGAATAAGGGTGACGAGCTGTTCCTTAGGGTCGCCCGGATACAGTTGCCTCAGTTTTTCCAGCTTTTCTACTTTTAGTTCATCTCGGGATTCGAGATAAGCAACCGCCAGATCATCCTTCGTCGCGAAGTTTCGATAGAAGCTTGCCTTGGCAACGCCGGATTCCTTGATAATCCGATCGATGCCGACCGCCCGTATGCCCTCCATGTAAAACAATTCGGAGGCGACCCGCAGTATACGATCTCTAGCAGATTCTTTATTCATCCCCGACCCCTCCTCTATAGGTTGGAAAAAATTGTGTTGACGCCAGACAGATCTGTCTGTATCATTTCA contains:
- a CDS encoding TetR/AcrR family transcriptional regulator, translating into MNKESARDRILRVASELFYMEGIRAVGIDRIIKESGVAKASFYRNFATKDDLAVAYLESRDELKVEKLEKLRQLYPGDPKEQLVTLIHDVTEKMGKPDYRGCPFLNAAVEFPDPDHPAHVKLLDIQRSFWSRVQELARESGVRQPKELAAQLRMLYDGFVMKSYLDKTDYDPESFRKAAELLLEKQLAPDNHRG